From the genome of Nodularia sp. LEGE 06071, one region includes:
- a CDS encoding methyl-accepting chemotaxis protein has protein sequence MAASLNDYLDSYKQACTAYAQQKYEVAATLVDEVVQNVPDDPNCHLLRGHIYYVLQQYDVAKTEYQKVLQLSDDREIIGFANNGLENINQEQAALNSDIGLGENHQQEPENFCEISDDLVSDPPEFDDFEVFANIDSHSFELNSLEELPPSVDVEDLSSLNPFEIPVETISFNQTPDLTSPFSEEPFAFNENQNGKESHANTGDEEVALDLPVFWEEENVAESVDQPETSSNLSEVAMDDSLEFSLVYDENVDDRAFSEVDFSTSNSLGNTPNLLTEEAEKEPNLENFDLPINIQETENLLMDQENLQDGSTELNDLSNNSLDDFPQLGDSNYLDQIEVEEELSTSSSSLNGRYSPTDPEITTDSEAELTNFDSDDGFDDFEAFKSAFGAEEDTSSLLRGENSQSNIEFLDDFDEFDDLGNIPGFDLAEADSSFDDVTMLSGSLNTSANRQSKDKGSQAKNEASEIRSRHDRTEKNRDDELFSITGSQNGAQEVDPMFTETDGSKLAPNVNVEQGWLAPLENASLDVKPWFVAGTVGVFSALVVATVSFTTTNFSPPAQRESVRNTGWAMSLAAGIAGFGTAAFMGNLTLKQIRRTTKDLQAQFDAVRQGNLNVQATVYSEDELGRLATAFNDMARVIFTTTHDAQRKALEQEEAKENLQRQVIRLLDDVEGAARGDLTVQAEVTADVLGAVADAFNLTIQNLRDIVQQVKVAAKEVTKGATNSETFARALSSDALRQAEELGVTLNSVQVMTDSIQRVAEAAREAEIVAGDASAIALKGGEAVENTVAGILEIRETVAETTRKVKRLAESSQEISKIVAIISQIASRTNLLALNASIEAARAGEAGRGFAIVADEVRQLADKSAKSLKEIEQIVMQIQSETGLVMTAMSEGTEQVIKGTELAQEAKRSLENIIQVANRIDTLVRSITSDTAEQTETSRAVAHVMQSVELTAQETSQEAQRVSGSLQILVGVSGDLIASVERFRVETMDSK, from the coding sequence ATGGCAGCTAGTTTAAACGATTATTTAGATTCATATAAGCAGGCTTGTACAGCCTATGCACAACAAAAGTATGAAGTTGCCGCCACTTTAGTAGACGAAGTGGTGCAAAACGTACCAGATGACCCTAACTGCCATTTATTACGTGGTCATATCTACTACGTATTGCAGCAGTACGATGTGGCAAAAACAGAGTACCAAAAAGTTTTGCAGTTGTCTGATGATCGAGAAATTATTGGTTTTGCCAATAATGGTTTAGAAAACATCAATCAAGAGCAAGCAGCACTAAATTCAGACATTGGTCTTGGAGAAAATCATCAGCAAGAGCCAGAAAATTTCTGTGAAATTTCTGATGACTTGGTATCTGATCCCCCAGAATTTGATGATTTTGAGGTGTTTGCCAACATAGATAGCCACAGCTTTGAATTGAATTCCTTGGAAGAGCTTCCACCATCAGTAGATGTAGAAGACTTATCCTCGCTCAATCCATTTGAGATCCCTGTAGAGACTATTTCATTTAATCAAACGCCAGATTTAACTTCACCTTTTAGTGAAGAGCCTTTTGCTTTTAATGAAAATCAAAACGGCAAAGAATCTCATGCCAATACGGGAGACGAGGAAGTAGCGTTAGATTTACCCGTTTTCTGGGAAGAAGAGAATGTCGCAGAAAGTGTAGATCAGCCCGAAACTAGCAGTAACTTATCAGAGGTTGCTATGGATGATTCTCTGGAATTTTCCCTAGTTTATGATGAAAATGTAGATGATAGAGCTTTTTCAGAAGTTGACTTTTCCACAAGCAATAGTTTAGGAAATACTCCTAATCTTTTGACTGAAGAGGCGGAAAAAGAGCCAAATCTGGAGAATTTTGACCTGCCGATAAATATCCAGGAAACAGAGAACTTACTGATGGATCAGGAGAATCTCCAAGATGGTTCAACAGAACTGAATGATTTGAGTAATAATTCTCTAGATGATTTTCCGCAGTTGGGAGATAGCAATTACTTGGATCAAATAGAGGTTGAAGAAGAATTATCGACATCATCCTCAAGCTTGAATGGGAGATATTCACCAACAGATCCGGAGATTACAACTGATTCAGAGGCAGAGCTAACTAATTTTGATAGTGATGATGGTTTTGATGATTTTGAGGCATTTAAATCTGCCTTTGGGGCTGAGGAAGATACAAGTAGTTTACTAAGGGGTGAAAATTCTCAGAGCAATATAGAGTTTTTAGATGACTTTGATGAATTTGATGATTTAGGGAATATTCCTGGATTTGACTTAGCAGAAGCCGATTCTAGCTTTGATGATGTGACCATGCTTTCGGGTTCATTAAATACTAGTGCTAACCGACAAAGTAAAGACAAGGGATCTCAAGCCAAAAATGAAGCTAGTGAAATCCGTTCGCGTCACGATCGCACTGAAAAGAATCGCGACGATGAACTGTTTTCCATCACAGGCTCACAGAATGGCGCACAAGAAGTAGATCCAATGTTTACCGAAACAGATGGCTCGAAGCTAGCACCAAACGTCAACGTGGAGCAAGGCTGGCTAGCACCTTTAGAGAATGCCTCTCTAGATGTGAAGCCCTGGTTCGTCGCTGGTACAGTGGGCGTTTTCTCAGCCTTAGTTGTAGCTACAGTTAGCTTCACAACTACCAACTTTTCTCCACCTGCACAACGGGAATCAGTCAGGAATACAGGCTGGGCGATGTCATTAGCTGCGGGTATTGCTGGTTTCGGTACAGCAGCCTTTATGGGTAATCTGACACTCAAGCAAATTCGCCGCACCACCAAGGATCTGCAAGCTCAGTTTGATGCAGTCCGCCAAGGTAATTTGAATGTGCAAGCCACGGTGTATTCCGAAGATGAATTAGGGCGTTTGGCTACTGCTTTTAATGACATGGCTCGTGTAATTTTTACAACTACACATGATGCCCAACGCAAAGCTCTGGAACAAGAAGAAGCCAAGGAAAACTTGCAACGCCAAGTCATTCGCCTGTTGGACGACGTGGAAGGTGCAGCTAGAGGTGATTTGACAGTCCAAGCTGAAGTCACAGCCGACGTACTAGGAGCCGTGGCGGATGCTTTTAACCTGACAATTCAAAACCTCCGGGATATTGTCCAACAAGTAAAAGTGGCAGCAAAGGAAGTAACAAAAGGTGCAACCAACTCCGAAACATTTGCTAGAGCCTTATCTAGTGATGCTTTGCGTCAAGCCGAAGAGTTAGGTGTCACTTTAAATTCGGTACAGGTGATGACTGACTCCATTCAAAGGGTAGCGGAAGCGGCGCGAGAAGCAGAAATTGTGGCTGGTGATGCCAGTGCGATCGCTCTCAAAGGTGGAGAAGCAGTGGAAAATACTGTGGCGGGGATTTTAGAAATTCGTGAAACTGTAGCGGAAACTACCCGCAAGGTAAAACGATTAGCCGAATCTTCCCAAGAAATTTCTAAAATTGTGGCGATAATTTCTCAGATTGCCTCCCGGACTAACTTGCTAGCACTCAATGCCAGTATTGAGGCAGCCAGAGCTGGTGAAGCTGGACGTGGGTTTGCCATTGTGGCAGATGAAGTGCGTCAGCTAGCAGACAAATCTGCCAAATCCTTAAAGGAAATTGAACAGATTGTTATGCAAATCCAGAGCGAAACAGGCTTGGTAATGACCGCCATGTCTGAAGGCACAGAACAGGTAATTAAAGGCACAGAATTGGCACAAGAAGCCAAGCGATCGCTAGAAAATATTATTCAAGTAGCCAATCGCATTGACACTCTGGTGCGCTCAATTACCAGCGACACAGCAGAACAAACCGAAACTTCTCGTGCCGTCGCGCACGTGATGCAATCGGTGGAACTCACAGCCCAAGAAACCTCCCAGGAAGCCCAGCGCGTTTCTGGGTCTCTACAAATTTTAGTAGGTGTTTCTGGCGACTTGATTGCCTCCGTAGAGCGTTTCCGCGTGGAAACCATGGATTCCAAGTAA
- a CDS encoding prolyl oligopeptidase family serine peptidase: MSYPISNKSDQIDNYHGTLVADAYRWLEDPDSGETQSWISAENQVTFAYLNEIPAREKIKQRLTKLWDYEKYGIPFKEGNNYFYFKNNGLQNQSVLYTLKTLDAEPRILLDPNKLSTDGTIALSGLAISENGKLLAYGLSSSGSDWQEWKVRDVETGADLQDHLKWIKFSGASWTKDNQGFFYSRYDQPNEKTKLKDINYYQKLYYHQLGTPQSEDVLIYHRDDQKEWGFSGNVTEDGSYLIISIWLGTDAKNLVFYKDLTNPNAEVVELINQFEADYSFIEHDDHVFYFRTDFHAPRGRLIAIDTKNPAQENWQEIIPQSVATLESANILNNQFVVDYLQDARTEIKIFELNGVLVREVELPGLGSAGGFGGKRNDTETFYSFTSFTTPGTIYRYNMVTGESELFRQSQVDFHPDDYETKQIFYSSKDGTQVPMFITHKKGMELDGNNPTYLYAYGGFNASMTPSFSVSTLVWMEMGGVYAMPNIRGGGEYGEEWHQAGMKDKKQNVFDDFIAAAEWLIANKYTQPAKLAIAGGSNGGLLVGACMTQRPELFGAALPAVGVMDMLRFHKFTIGWAWVPEYGSPDNPEEFTTLYSYSPLHNLKPGTAYPATLITTADHDDRVVPAHSFKFAATLQAHQAGDAPVLIRIETKAGHGAGKPTAKIIEEAADKWAFLVRTLEVIS, translated from the coding sequence ATGTCTTACCCAATCAGCAACAAGAGTGATCAAATTGACAATTATCACGGGACGTTAGTTGCAGATGCATACCGTTGGTTAGAAGACCCCGACTCCGGAGAAACTCAAAGCTGGATTTCGGCTGAAAATCAAGTTACTTTTGCTTACTTGAACGAAATTCCAGCTAGGGAAAAAATTAAACAACGCCTGACTAAACTTTGGGATTATGAAAAATATGGCATCCCATTTAAAGAAGGTAATAACTACTTTTATTTCAAAAATAATGGACTGCAAAACCAAAGCGTCCTCTACACTCTCAAAACACTCGACGCTGAACCGAGAATTTTACTCGACCCAAACAAACTCTCCACAGATGGGACTATTGCCCTTTCAGGATTAGCCATTAGTGAAAACGGTAAACTTTTAGCCTATGGTTTATCTAGCTCTGGTTCAGATTGGCAAGAATGGAAAGTCCGCGATGTCGAAACAGGCGCAGACCTACAAGACCATCTGAAATGGATTAAATTTTCTGGTGCATCGTGGACAAAGGATAATCAAGGTTTTTTCTACAGTCGTTATGATCAACCAAATGAAAAAACTAAATTAAAAGATATCAATTATTATCAAAAGCTTTATTATCATCAACTGGGTACTCCCCAATCTGAAGATGTTTTAATTTATCATCGTGATGACCAGAAAGAATGGGGTTTTAGTGGTAATGTCACTGAAGATGGCAGTTATCTAATTATTTCTATTTGGCTGGGAACTGATGCTAAAAATTTAGTTTTTTACAAAGATTTAACTAACCCTAATGCCGAAGTTGTCGAACTAATTAACCAGTTTGAAGCTGATTATAGTTTTATCGAACATGATGATCATGTCTTTTATTTTCGGACAGATTTCCATGCTCCACGAGGCAGATTAATTGCCATTGATACCAAAAATCCTGCTCAGGAAAATTGGCAAGAAATTATCCCTCAATCTGTGGCGACTCTGGAAAGTGCCAACATCCTCAATAATCAATTTGTTGTAGATTATCTCCAAGATGCACGTACCGAAATCAAAATTTTTGAACTGAATGGGGTATTAGTTCGCGAGGTGGAATTACCCGGACTTGGTTCAGCAGGTGGTTTTGGTGGCAAGCGTAATGATACTGAAACCTTTTATAGTTTTACCAGTTTCACTACACCAGGTACTATTTATCGTTACAACATGGTCACAGGGGAAAGTGAACTTTTCCGGCAGTCACAGGTAGATTTTCATCCTGATGATTATGAGACAAAACAAATCTTTTACAGCAGTAAAGATGGTACTCAAGTGCCAATGTTTATTACTCATAAAAAGGGGATGGAATTAGATGGAAATAATCCTACCTACCTCTATGCTTACGGTGGTTTTAATGCTTCAATGACTCCTAGTTTTTCTGTGAGTACGTTGGTATGGATGGAAATGGGGGGTGTCTATGCTATGCCGAATATCCGCGGTGGTGGGGAGTATGGCGAAGAATGGCATCAGGCAGGAATGAAGGATAAAAAGCAGAATGTCTTTGATGATTTCATTGCAGCTGCTGAGTGGTTAATTGCTAATAAATATACACAACCTGCAAAGTTAGCGATCGCAGGTGGTAGTAATGGCGGTTTACTCGTGGGTGCTTGTATGACTCAGCGTCCTGAATTATTTGGTGCAGCTCTGCCCGCTGTAGGTGTGATGGATATGTTGCGATTCCATAAATTTACCATTGGCTGGGCTTGGGTTCCCGAATATGGTTCACCGGATAATCCAGAGGAATTTACAACACTTTATAGTTATTCGCCACTACATAACCTCAAACCAGGGACAGCTTACCCAGCAACTTTAATTACCACAGCGGATCATGATGATCGTGTTGTTCCGGCTCATAGTTTCAAATTTGCCGCAACTTTGCAAGCTCATCAAGCTGGTGATGCACCAGTATTAATTAGAATTGAGACAAAGGCGGGACATGGGGCGGGTAAGCCTACAGCGAAGATTATTGAAGAAGCAGCAGATAAGTGGGCTTTTTTGGTGCGGACTTTAGAGGTAATTTCTTGA
- a CDS encoding chemotaxis protein CheW yields the protein MVSKPDFLSGSGQDQFRPELQVESPEGELHLRFYIASDLEFALPATGIQEVMELSPDRITPIPNASPLLLGTLNLRGRVIWVADLGQFLGEATPLNTDRAEIPVIAIEEQDTIVGLAVEKIGGMDWLDIQDLMPPSNLPDSMTPFLRGEWLRNADHKQCLRLLDQMAILRSARWAG from the coding sequence ATGGTGAGCAAACCTGACTTTTTAAGTGGTAGTGGTCAAGATCAGTTTCGGCCAGAATTACAAGTAGAAAGTCCTGAAGGTGAATTACATTTACGGTTTTATATTGCCTCGGATCTGGAGTTTGCACTACCTGCCACTGGTATCCAAGAGGTTATGGAACTAAGTCCTGATCGAATTACCCCAATTCCTAATGCTTCTCCTTTACTTTTGGGTACTCTAAATTTACGAGGTCGAGTGATTTGGGTGGCTGATTTGGGTCAATTCCTGGGTGAAGCAACCCCATTGAATACAGATAGAGCCGAAATTCCGGTGATTGCTATTGAAGAACAAGACACTATCGTAGGCTTAGCAGTAGAAAAAATTGGTGGTATGGACTGGCTGGATATCCAGGATTTAATGCCACCAAGTAATTTACCGGATTCGATGACTCCGTTTTTGCGTGGAGAGTGGTTAAGAAATGCTGATCATAAACAGTGCTTAAGACTGCTTGATCAAATGGCAATTTTGCGGAGTGCGAGGTGGGCAGGATGA
- a CDS encoding response regulator has protein sequence MLPEQQQQRILGFFIKEAGEYLDTIEQGLMNLQSTLNDPEMVNEVFRAAHSIKGSAAMLGLNSIQHTSHRLEDCFKVLKEHPVQVDQKLESLFLGVTDTLKVLLEHLSGPFGLSEDTANTLMLETEPVFQWLYEHLELLVQQSSGVVQNNLTTEVEPNRQDSVNTLTDLFLRRDIPNLEEDTESTSTESTGSVVFSEAHSLLPAQASDYGDEFQAQVLQALREMLQLFKNKTTPESRNNLQQCCQQLVRLGQRWHLPHWCRLCQAAASAIANPENTYLTLAKIVITEIKKAQELVLQDRETEIVTCQQLTALLNLSELELLRSQDLFADQPKRRVDEELFSTTDNFSEPTTLQPTDKINSLTELSEQLQPSQDTSAATENTVPETSMTSNFFLDNQEDTDNSNISQNGPFVGLAELNTLADLFDGETSELDQTWQQEEYLDITSTSELGIDISDSDIEDVDHDLADFLYFDEEKNDDDLQINLTTSEELNLLFGENFAETEHPSLQNQPKYVAINSESEQSAGDHHSNDLIGDLLAPTLDENELVPTGQISQPEQISINQPSSFDDLFLEKNDADIEEISVDEYIEAKPTILQPESLSLDGLFDDFDNIQDTPQLSSDESDITDLFDISTTAATEFIQEEDDLNDFWHQETTTEEQEEAVRFVEQDVAKALEESLFAAASDDIFGNREESVPSPSTSIDFPNQNLILPSDTGVEDDLFADLAASNSIFFSDDEDQELTLQEISGFSQEPEALDFIPEFTQEPPKTAAVDSPPGLADFEVDLFDSLDEHPQIVFEEIATADNSTYLQMDHADSLVDDQELLASETNLDISYPENVDLQEFQPELEFVDINVNSSLPDDVDIREATDLVDDLLATETEQPTVNQGELLVNSIEDSSVAFWDDSEDDLNLESGEEIFEETADLLDDLLNTDSISLDTQLAQSENANFVLPEEEETTLNYPEEATPEHDSNTYIQDEFAHLEALLELEEEAALSSHANSMAEEDFAVLEALLNTSNLDDQEVTLSDDQPSYVPQFELTTNQATSYTIASSDRDDDFSELEDLLAEADQTISHSSSAKPKPHTSQISRSSERRTARFEETMKLPVKQLDEMSNLVGELVVNRNTLEQDHERLRQSLDNLLIQVQHLSDVGARMEELYERSLLEASLLASRKTKSPEETNLNSDNSHKNMGFSELQIDQFTPFHRLSQETIEFIVRVRESASDIDFVTEKTERVARQFRQVTTQLQEGLTRARMVPFSQTIDRLRRGVRDNAIKYGKQVNLVIEGGDTLIDKMILDHLISPLTHMLNNAIAHGIETPDIRQNAGKPPVGYITIRAFYQGNQTVISVGDDGAGIDPERIKAKAVQLGMMTAVQAKSVSSMEVYDLLFQPGFSIKDKADEIAGRGIGMDAVRSEISEIRGIVYTNSTIGEGTTFTIRLPLTLSICKALCCVSDKARIAFPMDGVEDTLDIPVSSIQHHADGQSYIAWRDTLLPFRPLKELLTFNRLLSRGNVYGGNRDDDMVSVVVVRSGNTMIALQIDLVLSEQEIVIKQFESPAPKPIGVAGATILGDGRIMPIADVLEIIEIFQGRISKHNGSKLWQQQGEPILPETTVEKIDPTVLIVDDSITVRELLSLTFIKAGYRVEQARDGQEAWEKLRSGLPCDIVFCDIDMPRCDGLELLSRIQKDADLSQVPIAMLTSRGADKHRQMAFQLGASGYFTKPYIEEVLLEAAVRMLSGEKLRNS, from the coding sequence ATGCTGCCGGAACAACAACAACAGCGGATTTTAGGTTTCTTCATCAAAGAAGCAGGAGAGTATCTCGATACGATTGAGCAGGGGTTAATGAATCTCCAAAGTACCTTGAACGACCCGGAAATGGTAAACGAAGTTTTCCGGGCGGCTCACTCGATCAAGGGAAGCGCGGCTATGCTGGGGCTGAATAGCATTCAGCACACGTCCCACCGTCTGGAAGATTGTTTTAAAGTTCTTAAAGAACATCCGGTTCAGGTTGACCAAAAGTTAGAATCTTTATTTCTCGGTGTCACTGATACCCTCAAGGTGCTGTTAGAACATTTGAGTGGGCCATTTGGTCTCTCGGAAGATACTGCTAATACTTTGATGTTAGAAACTGAGCCGGTCTTTCAATGGCTGTATGAGCATCTAGAACTGCTTGTACAACAAAGCAGTGGGGTAGTTCAGAACAATCTCACAACAGAAGTAGAACCAAATCGGCAGGACAGTGTTAACACACTTACGGATCTGTTCCTGCGACGAGATATTCCCAATTTGGAAGAAGACACCGAAAGTACATCGACAGAATCAACCGGATCTGTAGTATTTTCAGAAGCACATTCGCTCTTACCCGCCCAAGCCAGTGACTATGGGGATGAATTTCAAGCCCAGGTGTTACAAGCACTGCGGGAAATGTTGCAACTGTTTAAAAACAAAACAACACCCGAATCTCGGAACAATCTTCAGCAATGCTGTCAGCAGTTAGTCAGACTTGGGCAGAGGTGGCATTTGCCTCATTGGTGTAGATTATGTCAAGCAGCTGCAAGTGCGATCGCTAATCCTGAAAATACCTATCTCACCCTAGCTAAAATTGTCATTACCGAAATCAAAAAAGCCCAAGAATTAGTTCTCCAAGACAGAGAAACCGAGATTGTAACTTGTCAGCAATTAACCGCGCTATTGAACTTGTCAGAACTTGAGTTGTTACGGTCTCAAGATTTGTTTGCTGACCAGCCAAAACGGAGAGTAGATGAGGAATTGTTTTCGACTACAGATAACTTTAGTGAGCCTACTACTTTACAGCCAACAGACAAGATAAATAGCCTCACTGAACTATCCGAGCAACTTCAACCGAGTCAAGATACTTCAGCCGCAACAGAAAACACTGTCCCTGAAACTTCTATGACTTCTAATTTCTTCTTGGATAATCAAGAAGATACAGACAATAGCAACATTAGTCAAAATGGCCCATTCGTAGGATTAGCTGAGTTAAATACTCTGGCTGATTTATTTGACGGTGAAACTTCCGAACTAGATCAAACCTGGCAACAAGAGGAATATTTGGACATTACCTCCACCAGTGAATTAGGAATAGATATCAGTGACAGCGATATTGAAGATGTTGATCACGATTTAGCTGATTTTCTATACTTTGATGAAGAGAAAAACGATGATGATCTGCAAATCAATCTAACTACATCAGAAGAATTAAACCTATTATTTGGGGAAAATTTCGCGGAAACAGAGCATCCATCCCTGCAAAATCAACCAAAATATGTGGCAATTAACAGCGAATCAGAGCAATCTGCTGGTGATCATCATAGTAATGATTTAATCGGTGATTTATTAGCACCAACACTCGATGAAAATGAATTAGTGCCTACAGGCCAAATAAGTCAACCAGAACAAATATCCATTAACCAACCCAGCAGTTTTGACGACTTATTCTTAGAAAAAAATGATGCAGATATAGAAGAGATTTCAGTGGATGAATATATAGAAGCCAAACCGACTATACTCCAGCCAGAATCTTTAAGTTTAGATGGTTTGTTTGATGATTTTGATAATATTCAAGATACTCCACAACTGTCTAGTGATGAGTCGGATATTACTGATTTATTTGACATATCAACCACAGCAGCAACAGAATTTATTCAGGAAGAAGACGATTTAAACGACTTTTGGCATCAGGAAACAACAACAGAAGAACAAGAGGAAGCTGTTCGGTTTGTTGAGCAAGATGTGGCAAAAGCTTTAGAGGAAAGTTTATTTGCGGCTGCTTCTGATGATATTTTTGGCAATAGGGAAGAGTCTGTACCCTCGCCCTCAACAAGTATTGATTTCCCGAACCAGAATTTAATATTACCATCAGATACTGGTGTTGAAGATGATTTATTTGCAGATTTAGCCGCATCCAATTCCATATTTTTTAGCGATGACGAAGATCAGGAGTTGACTCTACAGGAAATTAGCGGCTTCTCCCAAGAGCCAGAAGCATTAGATTTCATCCCAGAATTTACACAAGAGCCACCAAAAACAGCTGCTGTAGATTCTCCGCCAGGATTGGCTGATTTTGAAGTTGATTTGTTTGATAGTCTCGATGAGCATCCGCAAATCGTCTTTGAAGAAATAGCCACTGCCGATAATTCAACATATCTGCAAATGGATCATGCCGATAGTCTTGTTGATGATCAGGAATTATTAGCTTCAGAAACAAATTTAGATATAAGTTATCCCGAAAATGTAGACTTACAAGAGTTTCAACCTGAATTAGAATTTGTAGATATCAATGTTAATTCTAGTTTGCCGGATGATGTTGATATTAGGGAAGCAACTGATTTAGTTGATGATTTATTAGCCACAGAAACTGAGCAGCCAACAGTCAATCAAGGAGAATTATTAGTAAATAGTATTGAAGATAGTTCAGTAGCATTCTGGGATGACAGCGAAGACGACTTGAATCTGGAATCTGGTGAGGAAATATTTGAGGAGACAGCCGATTTATTAGATGATCTGTTGAACACAGATTCCATATCCCTAGACACACAATTAGCCCAGAGTGAAAATGCTAATTTTGTTTTGCCTGAAGAGGAAGAGACAACATTAAATTACCCAGAAGAAGCTACTCCAGAACATGATTCTAATACTTATATCCAAGATGAATTTGCTCATTTAGAAGCTTTATTAGAATTAGAAGAGGAAGCAGCATTAAGTTCCCATGCTAATTCGATGGCAGAAGAAGATTTTGCTGTTCTGGAAGCTTTGCTGAATACCAGCAACTTAGATGACCAAGAGGTAACTTTATCTGATGACCAGCCATCCTACGTACCACAATTTGAACTAACTACTAACCAAGCTACCAGTTACACAATTGCATCATCGGATCGGGATGATGATTTTAGCGAATTGGAGGACTTGCTTGCAGAAGCCGATCAAACTATATCCCATTCATCATCGGCAAAACCAAAACCGCACACGAGCCAAATCTCCCGTTCTTCAGAACGTCGGACTGCCAGATTTGAAGAAACAATGAAGTTGCCAGTTAAGCAACTGGACGAGATGAGCAATTTAGTAGGGGAGTTGGTGGTAAACCGCAATACCTTAGAACAGGATCATGAACGGCTACGGCAATCTTTAGATAACTTGCTCATTCAGGTGCAACATCTGTCGGATGTGGGAGCAAGGATGGAAGAATTGTATGAGCGATCGCTATTGGAAGCTTCTCTTCTGGCCAGTCGCAAAACGAAATCACCTGAAGAAACGAACTTGAACAGTGATAATTCCCATAAAAACATGGGCTTTAGTGAGTTACAAATCGATCAGTTCACTCCTTTCCATAGACTATCCCAAGAAACGATTGAATTTATTGTGCGGGTGCGTGAGTCAGCGAGTGACATTGACTTTGTGACTGAAAAAACCGAAAGAGTAGCGCGACAGTTCCGACAAGTGACAACCCAGCTACAAGAGGGACTCACACGAGCGCGAATGGTGCCTTTTTCCCAAACGATTGATCGCTTGCGCCGAGGAGTACGCGACAACGCCATCAAGTATGGGAAACAAGTAAATTTGGTGATTGAAGGGGGAGATACCTTAATTGACAAGATGATTTTAGATCATCTGATCAGCCCGTTGACTCATATGCTCAACAATGCGATCGCGCACGGGATTGAAACGCCAGATATCAGGCAAAATGCTGGTAAACCACCCGTAGGATACATTACGATTCGTGCCTTCTACCAAGGTAATCAAACAGTGATTTCTGTGGGTGATGACGGTGCTGGGATCGATCCAGAACGGATCAAGGCAAAAGCAGTTCAATTGGGCATGATGACAGCAGTTCAAGCAAAATCCGTTTCATCAATGGAAGTGTATGACCTGCTATTTCAACCTGGTTTTAGTATCAAAGACAAAGCAGATGAGATTGCCGGCCGTGGTATAGGAATGGATGCAGTGCGTTCGGAAATTAGCGAAATTCGCGGCATAGTCTACACAAATTCGACTATTGGTGAAGGAACTACCTTTACTATTCGTTTACCATTGACCTTGAGTATTTGCAAAGCTCTCTGCTGTGTCTCCGATAAAGCGCGGATTGCCTTTCCGATGGACGGGGTGGAAGATACCCTAGATATACCCGTAAGTAGTATTCAGCATCACGCCGATGGACAATCATATATTGCTTGGCGCGATACATTACTGCCTTTCCGACCGTTGAAAGAACTTTTAACTTTTAATCGTCTGCTGAGTCGCGGTAATGTTTATGGTGGTAACCGAGATGATGATATGGTCTCAGTCGTGGTAGTGCGATCGGGAAATACCATGATTGCTCTACAAATTGACCTGGTGCTGAGTGAGCAAGAAATTGTGATTAAGCAATTTGAAAGTCCAGCACCCAAACCCATTGGTGTAGCCGGTGCTACTATCTTAGGTGATGGTCGGATTATGCCCATCGCTGATGTACTAGAAATTATTGAAATCTTCCAAGGACGGATTTCTAAACACAATGGTAGTAAACTTTGGCAGCAACAAGGAGAGCCAATCCTGCCAGAAACTACGGTAGAAAAAATTGATCCCACAGTGCTGATTGTCGATGACTCAATCACAGTTAGGGAGTTACTCTCACTGACATTTATCAAAGCTGGTTATCGCGTTGAACAGGCGCGAGATGGACAGGAAGCTTGGGAGAAACTCCGTTCAGGTCTACCTTGCGATATCGTATTTTGTGACATCGATATGCCTCGCTGCGACGGACTGGAATTACTCTCCCGTATCCAAAAAGATGCTGATCTGAGTCAGGTTCCTATAGCCATGCTCACCTCACGGGGTGCAGACAAACACCGTCAAATGGCATTTCAACTCGGTGCTAGTGGCTACTTTACCAAACCCTATATCGAAGAAGTTTTACTCGAAGCCGCAGTGCGGATGCTGTCAGGCGAAAAACTGAGAAATTCTTAA